One Mycteria americana isolate JAX WOST 10 ecotype Jacksonville Zoo and Gardens chromosome 7, USCA_MyAme_1.0, whole genome shotgun sequence genomic window, CAACCAGATGCTAAGAAAGTTGCTCCTCAGAATGACTGTaagtagtttttattttgttgccaaaaaaacctaaacaagTGTAACATTGTCAGAACCAGAATTTGAAACAGTGTTCTGGTAGGTGATACTTGAATCAGTAAGATCAACAGAATGGCTAGGGGTTTATGTCTTACTTTCTTGAAGCAGTGCGAGTCTGCTTTGTAAAACTGACAACAATGTTAGCAACAGCTGAGAATCTTTAGCTGTTTTTAAACCTCTTGATAACACTTCTTAAAAAGTCAACTTGGACAAAAGTTGATACAATTAAGTTTTATTATCAAAGGAGAAGCTTAGTTGTAAATTATACTACttgtttgaatttaattttaacaatatttgtTTATAGCTTTTGGAAATCAGCTACCACCGATGCATCAACAACAAAGGTAAGAGTTACACTACATCTAATGTAGTTTTCCTTTTTACTGAAAGCAGTTTcaagacatttttctgaaaaagaggtATCAATGCATAAAGCAATTACTCTGTATCTATGATCTGTTGAAATTTAGCTTCGACAAGTCCCAAGCCAAACACTTAAAATGCATCTACGttgctgtctctttctttctctttgcagtctAGGCTGGGCATCAAGCTTAGTAAAAGGAAAATGCGTTGCTGGTTTTTACTATTTGAGCATAGGTAGCATAAACAGAAGTTAGAAACAGATCGGAAGAGGAAAGGGTTGACACTATCttgtaaacaaaaaggaaagctaatgtattaaaagaaaatcagatttaacACAGTGTATTGCTCAGTCAGCTACATTTGCTACAACTTAGTAGTTTTCTCCACTCATTTCTTCCCTAAACAACCACGTACAACTATTATTCTTTATGCTTTGGCTGGTTTTGGTGGATGAGATGCTGAAATTTGTGTATTTTCAGCATACTTCAATGAATATAGAGATGAAACTTAACATGCTACACTGGCCTTTTCTGTACCACACATCTCTTAATAGTAAAGAGGGTGAAGGAAAACTTAGATCAGTTCATATCATACTTGAACTTTTTGTTATCACTTTTTTATATTGTTAGTTTACTTAGTACTGTGCTTGCATGATGTCTTTTAAAGTTAATGGGAGGCAGGTAAACCAGGGTGATAGTGGGGACACTAGCTTTCTTTAGTTTAATGGGAGGATATATATAAATTTAATGCCAGTTTGGTTTCTGAATGGTCGttgtcttttgtttcatttaacatTCTCTGTAGGTCTGTGATGACAGAGGAGTACAAAGTTCCAGATGGGATGGTTGGATTCAGTAAGTAGTATGGATGTGGTGTCGTAGTATAGTGGGGGATGTTAGCAGACGCTGTTAATACAAATAATctttctatattttctttctccaagtaATTGGCAGAGGTGGAGAGCAGATCTCGCGTATACAGCAAGAGTCTGGCTGTAAAATACAGATTGCACCTGGTAactatttgtggggttttttctttgtttattttggtgGGCTTTTTGGTAGAAAGTTCAGAAGGCTGATCGTTGGTTCTAATTGCCTGAACCTTCATTTAAggtatattttaatgttttgtgcTAATTGCGATTATCACAGTCTAAAGAAGTGCAAAATGTTGTGATACACTCATTATTCTACTTCAGTGAAGTTCCAGTAGTTGGTATATTGTGTTTAATTTAATAATCCCTTTCTGACTTAATGCTACTGCtgaattggttttattttgtaaCCATAGATAGTGGAGGCCTGCCTGAAAGATCATGTATGCTAACTGGAACTCCAGAGTCTGTTCAGTAAGTAAAACAAATTCCATGTGTTCATATTTCACTGTGCAATACACTTCATTTTTTAGATCTAAATATAATATCTAGATAGTATGTTTATAATACTGTGTTTTTCCTCTATTGAAGAGGCGGTCTGGTGACAATTAAATGTACACATAAGAAAAAAGGCCCTGAACCTGCAGTCAGATCCCTCAACATGGAATTTTAAGACTTGgaattttaagacaaaaatacgGAactttgtcctggtttctgctgggatagagttaattttcttcctagtagccagtatagtgctgtgctttggattttagtatgagaataatattgataacacattgttttagttgttgctaagtaatgtttacactagtcaagggcttttcagcttcccatgctctgccgtgTGCATAAGAAACTGGGAGGTAGcgcagccaagacagttgatccaaactggccgaaggtctattccataccgtatgatgtcatgctcagtatagaagcgggggggcagtgatcgctgcttgtgGACTGGCTGGGtattggttggcaggtggtgagcggttgtatcacttggttttttcctggcttttgttcctctcttgctctcttgttgttttccttctcattacaattgttgttgttgttattattccaattattaaacagttcttatctcaacccacgtgttttcttacttttgctcttttgattctctcccccatcccactgcggggggagggtgagcgagcggctgtgtggtacttaattgctgactggggctaaaccacaacaaacttcAACTTTTTCAAGTCCAAATCTTGTTGTAGATAATACTTATCTAACCATGCACTGATTTCAGCTTGAGAATGAAATATGTGAATGTATACTGAAATGTGTGCTAAAATGAAACTATTAACCGTAAATTGGAAGATCACAGGGAAAATGTGGAAAATCAGTAATTGTAAGAACAGGAGTTACTCAAAGCCCAGCCCATCAGAGTTCTTAAATGTCTTTGGTATAAATTAATGTATACTAAAAGTTATGAAAGTGATGTCTATGTAGTACCTATCAGCAAAGTTAACTTTTGCCTTCCTGTGTTCAGGGAAGGGGATGATAGCAATGAAAATGGGGTTTTATTCGTGGCACAGAGGTTGTATAACCACTTGAAGACCAACTTATCCTGGCTTTGCTAGGAAAGATCTTAAGTGTAGTAGTATATTTGGTATTACCTCATTTATGTTAGCTGCTCCCGCTTCATGTTTGCAGGTAAGGCCTGCAGCTAcatgttttcctttgggaaagtaatatggcattttccttttatgttgCAGCCAAGCAGGCTGCTGTTAATGAAGTCATTCctttaattagaagaaaaattcccATATAGTTTATTCTGCTCGCATATTAGAGGGAAGAGTTTTTAACTAATGTTAGTACTGTAATCATTATTTTACCCTGATGGCAACTGACTTAGGTGTGTGGTGAATATATACTTGCTTTTGTCCACTATTCTGGTAATAGTTTCAAGTACAAGTGTCCTTACTTTGCATGCTGAATCAAGCAGGAGCTTGATGGTACTTGGTGTTAAAGCTAGATTTATTTTACAGTCTGTgggttttgtgcctttttatAAAACTTAACACAGATCTATTTTATGTTAAGATTGGCTGTTAgtagattaaagaaaaattactgttaaATGAGAGGTTACCTGAATTACTACTGAAATTAAGCAAAGTTAGAAAAAGCTTTCTGtgtggtgatttattttttttaatgcactaaAGTAAACTGTAACAATTTCAGATCTTCTAATTAatgacattttggttttttttttttttaatattttaaaggacaaGGTTTCCATCTTTTGTTCTGAATTAAGGTTTGATCAATGTTACTATATTCAGGTATGATGGTCATGTTTGAGGAGGTAACTTTTACTTATGTGTGTTTTACAAAGAACCACCTTTTGTATTCTGACGTTGGGGTGGTTTTCAGTCTACCACATTATCTTACAATTAGTTTCTTAAGTTACTGTTACAATTTACTGAGTTTGCCTCATTTCTTAGTGATAGTAATTatatttcttctgcagaaacttttcaaattaaaaaaaaaattccaagcagAATAGGTGTGGGCAAGTGATACTTGTAGGAATAAGTGTATTTATAAATGTATCTATTCCTTCACAGATCAGCAAAAAGATTACTTGATCAGATAGTTGAAAAGGGAAGACCTGCACCTGGCTTTCATCATGGTGATGGACCTGGAAATGCAGTCCAAGAAATTATGATTCCAGCAAGTAAAGCAGGATTAGTTATTGGAAAAGGTGGAGAGACAATTAAACAGTTACAGGTATATATGCATCTTCTCTTAAACATGTGATGATATTGAACCTGGATTTGAGTGGGTATTGATCTCCCTTTTGTCAAATAGGAGCGGGCAGGTGTCAAAATGGTCATGATTCAAGATGGTCCACAGAACACTGGTGCAGACAAGCCCCTTAGGATAACTGGAGACCCTTATAAAGTTCAAGTAAGGTGTCCTTCAGAATTCACAGCATTTTGAAATCCGTTCTAGTGTTGCAGTACTTAAATGaactttcattcttcttttagCAAGCCAAGGAAATGGTGCTGGAGTTAATTCGTGATCAAGGTGGCTTTAGAGAGGTGCGCAACGAATATGGGTCAAGAATAGGAGGAAATGAAGGGATAGACGTAAGCATGGTTGAAAAACTTGTTCACTATATTTTGAGATGTTAACATTAAAATGTTAAGCTGGGTAATACCACTGAAAAATCTTAAATAGATTCCAAAAGTGGTTGTGGCATGTAAGTATTACTTGATCATTGCTGAAATTTCAACTTCAAATGGTGTGTAGCATTCACTTTACAGTACCAGCAGTTCTGAACAGTTTCAGCTAGCTGGAGTTTTTTATCAAATAAGCAAATAAGTTTTATGGCTAAGTATATAATGTCATTATAGAAATTGGAGTTTGGCCTTTACAGAAGAGTATTTAAGTCCACCTATTATGCAAGTCATGAGCTTATAACTTGTTCATCAGAGGTGAGGCTGAAAGCTTCATCTGCTAGAATCTCCATTTTAGACCTGTTAGAACTTTTATTCTTTGATTGTAAGAAGCATAATATCCACTGGAATTGCTGCCACTGTGAGAACTTGTAGTGCGTAGGATCTTTCTTTTTGATGCTTTCGTACAGTATTTGCTAGGCTTGTGACttgatgtcaaaaaaaaaaaatcacacttcagAAAGCCTTAAGTGGCATAGGGCTGACCCTAGTTTGCCATTCTAACATGTGACCCTTTAATTGTGTGAATTTGGTAGGAATATTTGCATCATTGacatcttgactttttttttttctctttaaggttCCAATACCACGATTTGCTGTAGGCATTGTAATTGGAAGAAATGGAGAGATGAtaaaaaagatacagaatgaTGCTGGTGTTAGGATCCAATTTAAGCCAGGTTGGTAATATGTCTGTAAGTTTCTGTGAATTGAGTGTACGTTTACTGGATTACATGTACTGGAATAGTTCATTTTTATTCCAGATGATGGAACAACTCCAGATAGAATAGCCCAAATCACAGGGCCTCCTGACAGATGTCAACATGCTGCAGAAATTATTACAGATCTCCTTCGAAGTGTTCAGGTTGGGTAATATGTTGTTTACCATTTAAAATCTCTTGCCAgacttttggaaatatttaaaattttaaaaatgagtgtgtaactaaagaaaataatttaatggtGTCATTTGAATCTACTTCAAAGTTCAGTCTGGAATATGAATGTTTGCTTTTACAGTTACAGTTTTGCAAGTGATGATAATGATAATACTGATTCAAAGTCATGGCAGTTCTTGATCTGGCTGGTTTTAGAGCTCCTTCTGTTGTCTTGTGTTAATAGCTGATATGCTGTTACTTTTGGTTGTAATTGGTGTTTAAAAGATGgtttaaatgcttattttgagATGAGCCCCACCATTGCATTTACAGAAGGCAGACATAAATTATATCTTTGTACATGTGaaactttctgttttcttctatattctttccttcatctttgcatATGCAGAGTTGTACagaagatcttttaaaatttaatttatgttttctggaaaaaatactactttcaAAACCATCTGAGTAGTAAATCAGTTTTTTCTTAACAAATGATGTGATGTAACCAGTTGGCATTAATAATTTGTTTGCAGTAATTTTTATAGAACATGCtaatttgttgctttttctttttaggctGGTAACCCTGGTGGACCAGGACCTGGTGGTCGAGGAAGGGGTAGAGGCCAAGGCAACTGGAACATGGGGCCTCCTGGTGGATTACAGGAATTCAATTTTATTGTTCCCACTGGCAAAACTGGATTAATCATTGGCAAAGgcaatatattttacatatacgTGTATCTATATGTAGTTAAAAAAACTCTCGGCTTTTCTATTTGTATAAATAGCCATACTAGAGAGATGTTTCAAGAGAAGCCTTTGCAAATAGTTTCATGTACAGTAGAACAATGTAATACTACTAAATCATAACACTCCTAatattcttttcagattttcCTCACCAAAACACATATCCCAGTAGTTAAAAGTCAAGAACCAATCAAtttatctaacttttttttttttaaagtaataagtACTGAGTTACATTGGTAGTATTCGGTAGATTCTTAGATGATGTATCTTATAATTAACTTGCATTTGATACTGCTTGATTAGCATAGTGTTATTGTGTCCATAACTCACTCTTAAAACTAATTTTCCGGTGAAGATCTCTTACAGTGGAATCCTGTAACAATTTCTCATGTGtgtgtttattaaaataattacttctcaaataattttgttttaaaaataatttactgtgtGCTTCTAAATGAAATGCTTGAGTTATCTTAATCTTTTGTTTGTAATGTGTTTTCCAGACACAACAAATAGGCTGACATAGTTCAGTTCTTGACCTGGAAggttgattgatttttttttttttttttttttttttaattttttttttatgccaaatGACCCCTGTTTTGAAAACTTTGTGCCTACTAATGATACAAGTAACTTCTCAGGATCCTATAAGAGGAGGAACTAGTTTAGGGAATTTAAGTTTCTGGTTTtagtgcactgaaaaaaatgcgGACTTTACCATCTGGTCAGCTTCTGGGGTTGTTTTGTCATCTGTGCTTGCCTGCTGCTTTATAGGAGGTTAGGCTTTAAAGTGATATTTACTGATAACAGTGGGTATCAGTTGTATTCATGTCTAATCTCACATCTTTACATGAATGGGAAAAAACAGACAACTTTGTAGGAATTCTTTGCTGTTCTGAGTGACAATATTGTggtctttaaaaaatatttttactagttTATTGCAATCAAAACTCTATACTAcactgaagaggttttttttaaattgttgctaGAATGTTCTTGTATGGGTCATAAGAATAGGTGTCTTTTCACTTCTCTATCTTCAGCTTTGATGCAGTTGACTTTCTTGGATTTGAATCTTAGTATTTTCGTTTTGATGCATAAAAGCTCTATGTTGCATTGTAGGTGGTGAAACTATTAAAAGCATAAGCCAGCAGTCTGGTGCTAGAATAGAACTTCAAAGAAATCCTCCACCTAATGCGGATCCAAACATGAAGATGTTTACTATCCGTGGAACACCCCAGCAAATAGATTATGCACGACAACTTATAGAAGAGAAGATTGGAGTGAGTGTATAACTATATTTTGGTTTACTATTGTAACTAAACAGAAACAAGTCTCCTTTGTGGAGACTTCCATTTCACTTCAAAATTACTTAATCAGATAATAAattgatgataataataaatgGTAATCTGGGTTTAAAGTAATATAACTTGATGCACCAAAAGAAGCAAAAACTTGAAATGGAAGAAACAGTTGTTTTCTTCGATGTAATATAgtgtattttttaatgatgtgttCTTGAAGATGTCCGCTTTGTGTGTAATGAAAAATTTGACAACTTCAGAGATACCCTTGATATTGTTAAAGCTACTAAACTATGTGTTTAGTTTTTCAGTCTGAGTATGTTTAGAGTTTTAATCCAAGTTTATACTCTTTAAATTAACTGCACTTTTGTTTGCATTGTATGCATGTAATCAAATTTACTACCTGTTTTTTGTACCTGATCTTACAAACATTTAATTAGCAAGATTGGCCAGATTTAGGTGTAtccctttattttaaaacactgatagTCTTGTtttagtttgtgcttttttttaatgcaacttgtGGAAAAATCCATGTCTATTTGtaaaattctttatttccttaagaaagaactgaaataaatgcagctttttaGTTGCTATTACTGCCACAGCTGCTTTGAACTCTCTTCTTTAACTAGCCATAAGCCTAATTAATCTTcaaaaagactgttttttccaGGGAAACATCTTTATTTAGGAACAATCAAACCTTTAGATTGTTTGATTAATCTTTAGATATATAAGATGATATATATAATCTTTcgtatatattataatatatactataatataataatatataaattattatatattcTACAATtatgtattattatatatttatatataatattattatataatatatatttctaAGATTATATTCTTAAAGTGTTCAGATTTGTGCTTCTAAACTGCTGAAAAATTGAGAACTTCAAGGTTTATTTTCATCTGTGTACAACTCTTGTTACAGGGTCCAGTAAATCCATTGGGTCCACCTGTTCCCCATGGACCCCATGGTGTTGTTCCTGGCCCACACGGACCTCCTGGGCCGCCAGGTCCTGGTGCTCCCATGGGACCATATAACCCAGCTCCTTATAATCCAGGGCCTCCTGGCCCTGCACCTCAGTAAGTACTGCTTCAGCTAGGTTGCATATTTGTAGGGTGACCCTGGGACTGGCTTTCACTGTATATGTATGACTTGATCTCTTATAGTGGTCCTCCAGCTCCGTATGCTCCACAAGGATGGGGAAATGCTTATCCGCACTGGCAGCCACCAAATCCACCAGATCCAGGTAAGAAATGTCACAGTTGTACTGTAGTGTGGATATATTTTGAGTACATCCATTTTGTATGAGTATATACGTTTC contains:
- the FUBP1 gene encoding far upstream element-binding protein 1 isoform X1 — encoded protein: MADYSTVPPPASGAPGGGGGGGGGVNDAFKDALQRARQIAAKIGGDAGTSMNSNDYGYGGQKRPLEDGDGSWTSPSSTTHWEGMPSPFKDQPDAKKVAPQNDSFGNQLPPMHQQQRSVMTEEYKVPDGMVGFIIGRGGEQISRIQQESGCKIQIAPDSGGLPERSCMLTGTPESVQSAKRLLDQIVEKGRPAPGFHHGDGPGNAVQEIMIPASKAGLVIGKGGETIKQLQERAGVKMVMIQDGPQNTGADKPLRITGDPYKVQQAKEMVLELIRDQGGFREVRNEYGSRIGGNEGIDVPIPRFAVGIVIGRNGEMIKKIQNDAGVRIQFKPDDGTTPDRIAQITGPPDRCQHAAEIITDLLRSVQAGNPGGPGPGGRGRGRGQGNWNMGPPGGLQEFNFIVPTGKTGLIIGKGGETIKSISQQSGARIELQRNPPPNADPNMKMFTIRGTPQQIDYARQLIEEKIGGPVNPLGPPVPHGPHGVVPGPHGPPGPPGPGAPMGPYNPAPYNPGPPGPAPHGPPAPYAPQGWGNAYPHWQPPNPPDPGKPGTDPNSAAWAAYYAHYYQQQAQPPPAAPPGGPATTQTNGQGDQPNPAPAGQVDYTKAWEEYYKKMGQAVPAPAGAPPGGQPDYSAAWAEYYRQQAAYYAQTSPQGMPQHPPAPQCLPRPSTLGSAAKKQQTYNHH
- the FUBP1 gene encoding far upstream element-binding protein 1 isoform X4, translated to MADYSTVPPPASGAPGGGGGGGGGVNDAFKDALQRARQIAAKIGGDAGTSMNSNDYGYGGQKRPLEDGDGSWTSPSSTTHWEGMPSPFKDQPDAKKVAPQNDSFGNQLPPMHQQQRSVMTEEYKVPDGMVGFIIGRGGEQISRIQQESGCKIQIAPDSGGLPERSCMLTGTPESVQSAKRLLDQIVEKGRPAPGFHHGDGPGNAVQEIMIPASKAGLVIGKGGETIKQLQERAGVKMVMIQDGPQNTGADKPLRITGDPYKVQQAKEMVLELIRDQGGFREVPIPRFAVGIVIGRNGEMIKKIQNDAGVRIQFKPDDGTTPDRIAQITGPPDRCQHAAEIITDLLRSVQAGNPGGPGPGGRGRGRGQGNWNMGPPGGLQEFNFIVPTGKTGLIIGKGGETIKSISQQSGARIELQRNPPPNADPNMKMFTIRGTPQQIDYARQLIEEKIGGPVNPLGPPVPHGPHGVVPGPHGPPGPPGPGAPMGPYNPAPYNPGPPGPAPHGPPAPYAPQGWGNAYPHWQPPNPPDPGKPGTDPNSAAWAAYYAHYYQQQAQPPPAAPPGGPATTQTNGQGDQPNPAPAGQVDYTKAWEEYYKKMGQAVPAPAGAPPGGQPDYSAAWAEYYRQQAAYYAQTSPQGMPQHPPAPQCLPRPSTLGSAAKKQQTYNHH
- the FUBP1 gene encoding far upstream element-binding protein 1 isoform X6, coding for MADYSTVPPPASGAPGGGGGGGGGVNDAFKDALQRARQIAAKIGGDAGTSMNSNDYGYGGQKRPLEDGDQPDAKKVAPQNDSFGNQLPPMHQQQRSVMTEEYKVPDGMVGFIIGRGGEQISRIQQESGCKIQIAPDSGGLPERSCMLTGTPESVQSAKRLLDQIVEKGRPAPGFHHGDGPGNAVQEIMIPASKAGLVIGKGGETIKQLQERAGVKMVMIQDGPQNTGADKPLRITGDPYKVQQAKEMVLELIRDQGGFREVPIPRFAVGIVIGRNGEMIKKIQNDAGVRIQFKPDDGTTPDRIAQITGPPDRCQHAAEIITDLLRSVQAGNPGGPGPGGRGRGRGQGNWNMGPPGGLQEFNFIVPTGKTGLIIGKGGETIKSISQQSGARIELQRNPPPNADPNMKMFTIRGTPQQIDYARQLIEEKIGGPVNPLGPPVPHGPHGVVPGPHGPPGPPGPGAPMGPYNPAPYNPGPPGPAPHGPPAPYAPQGWGNAYPHWQPPNPPDPGKPGTDPNSAAWAAYYAHYYQQQAQPPPAAPPGGPATTQTNGQGDQPNPAPAGQVDYTKAWEEYYKKMGQAVPAPAGAPPGGQPDYSAAWAEYYRQQAAYYAQTSPQGMPQHPPAPQCLPRPSTLGSAAKKQQTYNHH
- the FUBP1 gene encoding far upstream element-binding protein 1 isoform X2, producing MADYSTVPPPASGAPGGGGGGGGGVNDAFKDALQRARQIAAKIGGDAGTSMNSNDYGYGGQKRPLEDGDGSWTSPSSTTHWEGMPSPFKDQPDAKKVAPQNDSFGNQLPPMHQQQRSVMTEEYKVPDGMVGFIIGRGGEQISRIQQESGCKIQIAPDSGGLPERSCMLTGTPESVQSAKRLLDQIVEKGRPAPGFHHGDGPGNAVQEIMIPASKAGLVIGKGGETIKQLQERAGVKMVMIQDGPQNTGADKPLRITGDPYKVQQAKEMVLELIRDQGGFREVRNEYGSRIGGNEGIDVPIPRFAVGIVIGRNGEMIKKIQNDAGVRIQFKPDDGTTPDRIAQITGPPDRCQHAAEIITDLLRSVQAGNPGGPGPGGRGRGRGQGNWNMGPPGGLQEFNFIVPTGKTGLIIGKGGETIKSISQQSGARIELQRNPPPNADPNMKMFTIRGTPQQIDYARQLIEEKIGGPVNPLGPPVPHGPHGVVPGPHGPPGPPGPGAPMGPYNPAPYNPGPPGPAPHGPPAPYAPQGWGNAYPHWQPPNPPDPGKPGTDPNSAAWAAYYAHYYQQQAQPPPAAPPGGPATTQTNGQGDQPNPAPAGQVDYTKAWEEYYKKMGQAVPAPAGAPPGGQPDYSAAWAEYYRQQAAYYAQTSPQGMPQHPPAPQCLPRPSTLGSAAKKQQVSTT
- the FUBP1 gene encoding far upstream element-binding protein 1 isoform X3, translating into MADYSTVPPPASGAPGGGGGGGGGVNDAFKDALQRARQIAAKIGGDAGTSMNSNDYGYGGQKRPLEDGDGSWTSPSSTTHWEGMPSPFKDQPDAKKVAPQNDSFGNQLPPMHQQQRSVMTEEYKVPDGMVGFIIGRGGEQISRIQQESGCKIQIAPDSGGLPERSCMLTGTPESVQSAKRLLDQIVEKGRPAPGFHHGDGPGNAVQEIMIPASKAGLVIGKGGETIKQLQERAGVKMVMIQDGPQNTGADKPLRITGDPYKVQQAKEMVLELIRDQGGFREVRNEYGSRIGGNEGIDVPIPRFAVGIVIGRNGEMIKKIQNDAGVRIQFKPDDGTTPDRIAQITGPPDRCQHAAEIITDLLRSVQAGNPGGPGPGGRGRGRGQGNWNMGPPGGLQEFNFIVPTGKTGLIIGKGGETIKSISQQSGARIELQRNPPPNADPNMKMFTIRGTPQQIDYARQLIEEKIGGPVNPLGPPVPHGPHGVVPGPHGPPGPPGPGAPMGPYNPAPYNPGPPGPAPHGPPAPYAPQGWGNAYPHWQPPNPPDPGKPGTDPNSAAWAAYYAHYYQQQAQPPPAAPPGGPATTQTNGQGDQPNPAPAGQVDYTKAWEEYYKKMGQAVPAPAGAPPGGQPDYSAAWAEYYRQQAAYYAQTSPQGMPQHPPAPQCLPRPSTLGSAAKKQQC
- the FUBP1 gene encoding far upstream element-binding protein 1 isoform X5, with product MADYSTVPPPASGAPGGGGGGGGGVNDAFKDALQRARQIAAKIGGDAGTSMNSNDYGYGGQKRPLEDGDQPDAKKVAPQNDSFGNQLPPMHQQQRSVMTEEYKVPDGMVGFIIGRGGEQISRIQQESGCKIQIAPDSGGLPERSCMLTGTPESVQSAKRLLDQIVEKGRPAPGFHHGDGPGNAVQEIMIPASKAGLVIGKGGETIKQLQERAGVKMVMIQDGPQNTGADKPLRITGDPYKVQQAKEMVLELIRDQGGFREVRNEYGSRIGGNEGIDVPIPRFAVGIVIGRNGEMIKKIQNDAGVRIQFKPDDGTTPDRIAQITGPPDRCQHAAEIITDLLRSVQAGNPGGPGPGGRGRGRGQGNWNMGPPGGLQEFNFIVPTGKTGLIIGKGGETIKSISQQSGARIELQRNPPPNADPNMKMFTIRGTPQQIDYARQLIEEKIGGPVNPLGPPVPHGPHGVVPGPHGPPGPPGPGAPMGPYNPAPYNPGPPGPAPHGPPAPYAPQGWGNAYPHWQPPNPPDPGKPGTDPNSAAWAAYYAHYYQQQAQPPPAAPPGGPATTQTNGQGDQPNPAPAGQVDYTKAWEEYYKKMGQAVPAPAGAPPGGQPDYSAAWAEYYRQQAAYYAQTSPQGMPQHPPAPQCLPRPSTLGSAAKKQQTYNHH